In the Nicotiana tabacum cultivar K326 chromosome 16, ASM71507v2, whole genome shotgun sequence genome, one interval contains:
- the LOC107818488 gene encoding uncharacterized protein LOC107818488, with protein sequence MGRRSSQRRNAAMLDSDDTDSVSSSSTTRSDMMLSGLEEVQFDKETVLDQCLDALYEKRGSTREKALASIIEAFNSNIQHEFVEKKFATLLQQCLNSIKRGSSKEIALASHVIGLLALTAGPGDKAHEVLEESVSPISEALKSRSDNSKISSLLECLAIITFIGGEEPEETEKSMQLMWQVIHPKLGPNVSSAKPSPAMITAVVSSWSFLLTTMDGWTLNPKSWQGSISYFSTLLDKEDRSVRIAAGEALALVFEVGSLEKFSGEAKGSSDSSTVEANKSRELLHIQGLRAKVLNQVRTLSAEAGGKGSAKKDLNNQRNTFRDILEFLEDGYSPEASTKIGGEPLSTSTWAQLIQLNFLKHFLGGGFVKHMQENEFLHDVFGFTPKKKLPGVEHRVSGAEKRLFKSPNSEKNKARTQFLNKQRMLSQDKNVGYYTVGDV encoded by the exons ATGGGTAGAA GAAGTTCGCAACGTAGGAATGCTGCGATGCTAGATAGCGATGACACGGATAGCGTTAGTTCATCATCAACTACTCGATCGGATATGATGTTGTCTGGTTTAGAGGAGGTTCAATTTGATAAGGAGACTGTCCTTGATCAATGCTTGGACGCCTTATATGAGAAAAG GGGCTCAACAAGAGAGAAGGCTTTGGCATCTATTATAGAAGCATTCAATAGCAACATTCAGCATGAATTTGTTGAAAAGAA GTTTGCCACATTACTGCAACAATGTTTGAATTCCATTAAACGTGGTTCCTCCAAGGAGATAGCTTTGGCATCTCATGTTATTG GGCTTCTTGCTTTAACTGCTGGCCCTGGGGACAAAGCACACGAGGTTCTGGAAGAATCAGTGTCTCCTATCTCAGAGGCTCTTAAATCTCGGTCTGATAATTCTAAAATATCCTCG CTACTGGAATGTTTGGCCATTATCACCTTTATTGGTGGCGAAGAACCTGAGGAAACAGAAAAGTCAATGCAATTGATGTGGCAAGTCATTCACCCAAAACTGGGTCCTAAT GTTTCATCTGCTAAACCTTCACCAGCAATGATAACAGCAGTTGTATCTTCTTGGTCTTTCCTCCTTACTACCATGGATGGATGGACACTTAACCCAAAAAGTTGGCAAGG GTCAATCTCCTACTTCTCAACTCTTCTAGACAAGGAAGACCGATCTGTGCGCATTGCAGCAGGCGAAGCACTTGCTTTAGTTTTTGAAGTTGGGAGTCTGGAGAAGTTTTCTGGTGAAGCTAAAGGATCTAGTGACAGCTCCACAGTTGAAGCTAACAAATCTAGGGAATTATTACATATACAGGGATTAAGGGCAAAAGTCCTGAACCAGGTAAGAACCCTTTCAGCAGAGGCTGGAGGTAAAGGATCAGCCAAGAAGGATCTTAACAACCAAAGAAACACATTTCGAGATATATTGGAATTTCTCGAG GATGGGTATAGCCCTGAGGCCTCGACCAAGATTGGTGGAGAACCGCTTAGCACAAGTACTTGGGCTCAACTTATACAG ttaaacttcCTTAAGCACTTCCTTGGAGGAGGATTCGTGAAGCATATGCAG GAAAATGAGTTTCTTCATGATGTATTTGGTTTCACGCCGAAGAAGAAACTGCCCGGTGTTGAGCACCGTGTATCCGGCGCTGAAAAG AGATTGTTTAAGTCACCAAATTCAGAAAAAAACAAGGCCCGCACTCAATTTCTAAACAAGCAAAGGATGTTGTCCCAG gACAAGAATGTTGGCTACTATACGGTTGGTGATGTGTGA